The sequence below is a genomic window from Blastopirellula retiformator.
CGCCGGGGGCAGATTGCGAGAAATCGGGAGCAACTGGGGGCACAGAGTTGGTCATCGACGAGAAATCTGAAAGGAGAAGGTGGGTGCTGGACTGGCCCCCACCTTAGCGGCGAATCCTCGTAAAGGAAACCAATTTCCCACCGACAAATTCTCCCCACTTTTTCCTTATCAGCGGCCGCCCAGATTTGACTCTTCCCCGGTTTGGGCGACAATCTCCTCCACAGTGCGAAAAGTCGCAACAATCGGCACTTATCGGCATCCAAGATTGGATGGGAAGCGAAGCCCGCGGACTTCACCCCACAGCCAACAGCAGCCTGCCCCCGTTCCGCGGGATGCGTTTCCCTTGGTTTTGCCGGGCGACAACCGTCTCGACGGCGGCTCGGCAACTTGACAGCAGCCGCCAATACCGGTATCCTGACCGGATTGCGACTGACACTAAGTTGTGTGCTTGAAACAGTTTTCGCCTCTTTCACGCAGAAAAAGGGGTGAAAATGACCGGGGAAGTTGCAGGCTGACTCAGCGTGAGACGGCATGGCCGAAGTTAGCTTGAAACGAGTAAGCAAGTCTTACTCCACCAATCACCCCGCGGTTCGCGACTTGGATTTGGAGATCGCCGACGGCGAGTTCCTGGTTCTGGTAGGTCCCAGCGGGTGCGGTAAAAGTACCACCTTGCGGATGATCGCCGGGCTAGAGGACGCCACCAGCGGCGAAATCTGGATTGGCGGGCAAAACGTCACTCACGTGGCGCCCAAAAACCGCGACGTGGCAATGGTGTTCCAGAACTACGCTTTGTACCCGCACATGACGGCGTACAAAAACATGGCGTTTGGCCTGGAACTCCGCTACGGCGGCAACTGGCTAGAGCGGCTGGCAAGACGCATCGTGCGTCCCCAAGCGGCGAAAGAGTTGGAAGCCCGTCGTCGGGAGATTCCGCAGCGGATTGAGGAGACGGCCCAAACCTTGGGTATCTCTCAGCTTCTGCAGCGTCTGCCGAAAGAGTTGTCTGGTGGCGAGCGGCAACGCGTCGCCCTGGGCCGAGCGATCGTTCGCGATCCGCAGCTGTTCTTGTTCGACGAACCTTTGTCGAACCTGGACGCCAAGTTGCGGGTCGAAATGCGACGAGAGCTAAAACAACTGCACCGCCAGTTGTCGGCCACCATCGTTTACGTTACCCACGATCAAGTGGAAGCGTTAACGCTGGGAGACCGAATTGCGGTGATGAAGGATGGAGTGATTCAACAGGCGGCGGCGCCAATGGAGGCCTACCGCAACCCAGCGAATCGCTTTGTCGCGAGTTTCCTCGGCTCTCCGCCGATGAACCTGATTCGCGGTCAGATCGAGCGATCTGACCTGCAAATCCGATTTGTCGGCGGCGGGCTGTCGATTGACGTGACGCAATCGGGTTTCGACCCGGCGGCACTGGACCAGCAGGAAGTCGAACTTGGCGTACGACCGGAAGATGTCGCCTTGTTCGCCGACGAGGCGCCTGAGCGATTGGCCGATCTGGGCTTGATCGACGCAGGCCAAGCCGACGTCAACCTGGTCGAGTCGCTGGGGGATGCGGAACTGGCGCATTGTCGATTGACAGGCTCGACGCAAGAATTGGCTGTGAAGGCGGATGCTCGGATCGGAACCCCTCGGGGTAAGGTCCAGCTGGCCGTTTCGCCCGATCAGCTCCATTTGTTCGCTGCCGACGATGGTCGCAACCTGCGATTGTCGCCAGCGAAGTAAACCCGATTTTTTCCAGAAACCGGGGCTCGTCGTTTTGCTCGGCTGTTAGGCCGGGCAGGGCGGAGGGTGTCGGTTATTTGGTTTTTGGTCTGAGGTCTCCGCCCCTGCGAGACCGACTGAACGCCAATTTCGGTGAAGGTGAAGGAAACATGAACCCGTCCGAGGTATTGCGGATCGTTGACGCGATTCACCGCGACAAGAATATCGACAAAGAGGTCGTATTCCAGGCGATTGAATCAGCGCTGGTGTCCGCTACGCGCAAGTACCACTCGGAAGAGTCGGAAGTGGTGATCAACATCGACCGTCAAGACGGTTCGATCTCGGGCCACATTGACGGCGAGCCGGTCGATCCGGAAGAAACGGTCGGTCGCATTGGCGCTCAAACCGCCAAGCAGGTGATCATCCAGAAGATCCGCGAAGCCGAGCGGGACTCGCTGCACGACGAATATGACGAGATGGTTGGCCAAATGGTCAACGGTACGGTCCATCGCGCCGAAGGCGGCGCCGCGATCGTCGCCTTGGGCAACGTCGAAGCGATCCTTCCCAGGTCCGAGCAGATCCCGGGCGAATCGTTCCACGCCAACGACCGCGTCCGCGCGATCGTGTTGGAAGTTCGCAAGCAAGGGAGCCGCGTCAAAGTGGTGCTGAGCCGCGCCAACAAGCGGTTCGTTCAACGCCTGTTCGAGCAGGAAATTCCGGAAATCTCGGACGACGTCATCGACATCAAAAACATCAGTCGCGAACCGGGCTACCGCAGCAAGGTCGCCGTCGACAGCAGCGATCAGCGCGTCGATTGCGTCGGCGCCTGCGTCGGCGTCCGCGGCAACCGAATCAAAAACATCGTGGACGAATTGTCGGGCGAACGGATTGATATCGTTCGCTGGACCGACGATCCCGAAACGCTAATTCCCAACGCGCTGCAGCCGGCCGAAGTGGAAGAAGTGATCCTCTGCAAGATGATGGGACGGGCGATCGTCCTGGTGCGAGAAGATCAGCTTTCGCTGGCGATCGGCCGTCGCGGACAAAATGTCCGTCTGGCGAGCAAGCTGTGCGGATGGGATATTGAAATCATGCTTCGCGAAGAACTCGAGGAGCAAATCGAACGTGCGGTGACCGGCTTCATGCAAATTGAAGGGATCACCGATAGCGTCGCCGAACAATTGGTCGGCGAAGGCTTTTTGTCGTACGACGACCTTTCGGTGATCGAATCCGACGCCCTGATGGCGATGGGAACGTACACCGA
It includes:
- a CDS encoding ABC transporter ATP-binding protein, coding for MAEVSLKRVSKSYSTNHPAVRDLDLEIADGEFLVLVGPSGCGKSTTLRMIAGLEDATSGEIWIGGQNVTHVAPKNRDVAMVFQNYALYPHMTAYKNMAFGLELRYGGNWLERLARRIVRPQAAKELEARRREIPQRIEETAQTLGISQLLQRLPKELSGGERQRVALGRAIVRDPQLFLFDEPLSNLDAKLRVEMRRELKQLHRQLSATIVYVTHDQVEALTLGDRIAVMKDGVIQQAAAPMEAYRNPANRFVASFLGSPPMNLIRGQIERSDLQIRFVGGGLSIDVTQSGFDPAALDQQEVELGVRPEDVALFADEAPERLADLGLIDAGQADVNLVESLGDAELAHCRLTGSTQELAVKADARIGTPRGKVQLAVSPDQLHLFAADDGRNLRLSPAK
- the nusA gene encoding transcription termination factor NusA, producing MNPSEVLRIVDAIHRDKNIDKEVVFQAIESALVSATRKYHSEESEVVINIDRQDGSISGHIDGEPVDPEETVGRIGAQTAKQVIIQKIREAERDSLHDEYDEMVGQMVNGTVHRAEGGAAIVALGNVEAILPRSEQIPGESFHANDRVRAIVLEVRKQGSRVKVVLSRANKRFVQRLFEQEIPEISDDVIDIKNISREPGYRSKVAVDSSDQRVDCVGACVGVRGNRIKNIVDELSGERIDIVRWTDDPETLIPNALQPAEVEEVILCKMMGRAIVLVREDQLSLAIGRRGQNVRLASKLCGWDIEIMLREELEEQIERAVTGFMQIEGITDSVAEQLVGEGFLSYDDLSVIESDALMAMGTYTEDEVERIRDDAETRGMEAERALETERRRNRSEQQNTGAAPTSAPPATPSTGEGETPAGGAS